The following are encoded in a window of Podospora pseudoanserina strain CBS 124.78 chromosome 6, whole genome shotgun sequence genomic DNA:
- a CDS encoding hypothetical protein (EggNog:ENOG503NVFI; COG:S), with the protein MASSAAKDDTNADYWPISIARSDGQSYQDLDQKPLDMGEDQDVTQLERWQVIIGGHLGMQLAPKDDKRQFILSAFPKGYELRVAIRKDGARDYYLYGHPAGAKSLYRTPGEFASHALWLASDSRDPSQCPCDLCARYVEAQQKKRPDAIAAWEANPATGSAAVQNSTPPRSQAVSVHPEQQQTQQVPAQPSQIPMPPGTTGLSNVFRVGEMVWYRFTAWRLGIVFAITLRPGAQPGAPDTSYEFQIAPLGHATLQQDIVVKDASTMRPFLTFSVPDSPAHLRGKPFDEVDWLALSENERRGKDAAQQQQALQTVGLEASKLAARSINDCFSFFNKIHDAPTDDNLFRLKCFQGVYFGAEMIMVHDPIRVQLGLPADGSQQQPADASVPAVGIMHVEQIQYLIPTGQQNSKPVLRFQGKLIRPVRAPAGVPPPGAAPPDTLGPVCAEEIAGRNAFEKNKSMAWYWVVLSLKTLQPAATEEDRQFTTTTKLEGDVLGRFYVSTKIMSLVNADLCKQWVERGQVDEPPSYLNNRGASGNLGAIQKRVTRKQTFGLAVHGEFKLSRGLMEDTQ; encoded by the exons ATGGCGAGTTCGGCGGCTAAGGACGATACGAACGCCGACTACTGGCCCATCAGCATTGCCCGCAGTGATGGTCAGAGTTACCAAGACCTGGACCAGAAGCCCCTTGATATGGGCGAAGACCAGGACGTAACACAACTTGAACGATGGCAAGTGATCATTGGAGGACATCTTGGGATGCAGCTTGCGCCGAAAGATGACA AACGCCAATTCATACTTTCGGCATTTCCAAAGGGGTACGAGTTGCGAGTAGCTATCAGAAAAGACGGGGCCAGGGATTATTACTTGTATGGACACCCAGCAGGTGCAAAGTCCCTCTACCGTACCCCGGGCGAGTTTGCCAGTCACGCTTTATGGCTCGCCAGCGATTCACGAGACCCCAGCCAGTGCCCTTGCGATCTTTGTGCCAGATATGTCGAGGCTCAGCAGAAAAAACGACCAGACGCTATCGCGGCGTGGGAAGCCAACCCTGCCACCGGCTCGGCAGCGGTGCAAaactcaacacctcctcgcTCACAAGCGGTATCTGTCCACCCCGAACAGCAACAAACGCAACAGGTTCCAGCACAGCCATCACAAATACCAATGCCCCCGGGCACGACTGGGCTTTCTAATGTCTTCCGTGTTGGGGAGATGGTCTGGTACAGGTTCACCGCCTGGCGGCTAGGCATCGTTTTCGCCATCACTCTTCGACCAGGCGCACAGCCTGGTGCACCAGATACTAGCTACGAGTTTCAAATCGCGCCCCTGGGCCACGCGACGCTTCAGCAAGACATCGTTGTCAAGGACGCCTCGACCATGCGCCCGTTCCTCACGTTTAGTGTGCCAGACTCTCCGGCCCATCTCAGAGGCAAACCCTTCGACGAGGTCGATTGGCTGGCCCTCAGCGAAAACGAACGTCGCGGCAAAGATGctgcccaacagcaacaggcgCTGCAAACCGTGGGTCTCGAGGCGTCCAAACTCGCAGCCAGGAGCATCAACGactgcttctccttcttcaatAAGATCCACGACGCGCCCACGGACGATAATCTCTTCCGCCTGAAGTGTTTTCAGGGAGTATACTTTGGCGCCGAGATGATCATGGTTCACGACCCCATCAGGGTCCAGCTCGGACTGCCGGCAGACGgctcccagcagcagccggcTGACGCTTCTGTTCCGGCGGTTGGCATCATGCATGTGGAGCAGATTCAGTATCTCATCCCGACGGGGCAGCAGAACTCCAAACCGGTGTTGCGATTTCAGGGAAAGCTCATCCGTCCGGTTCGCGCCCCGGCTGGCGTCCCGCCGCCGGGTGCTGCACCGCCCGATACGCTGGGTCCGGTGTGTGCTGAGGAGATTGCGGGGAGGAACGCATTTGAGAAGAACAAGTCGATGGCGTGGTACTGGGTGGTGCTTTCGCTGAAGACGCTTCAGCCCGCTGCTACAGAGGAGGACCGGCAGtttacgacgacgacgaagctGGAGGGAGATGTGCTTGGCAGGTTTTATGTCTCGACAAAGATCATGAGTTTGGTCAATGCGGATCTGTGCAAACAGTGGGTTGAGAGGGGGCAGGTGGATGAGCCGCCGAGCTACTTGAACAATCGGGGGGCGAGCGGTAATCTGGGGGCGATCCAGAAGCGCGTGACGAGGAAGCAGACGTTTGGGTTGGCGGTTCATGGGGAGTTTAAGCTGAGTAGGGGATTGATGGAGGATACACAATGA
- a CDS encoding hypothetical protein (CAZy:GH132; COG:S; EggNog:ENOG503NVKV), whose product MKLTTTLQAVIGSASFLFAAQPALAGHVHGGHRHAHERYARRQNHHSHMAGEVIGASRIAARKAPCSLPNDPDLVRVPGDVNNGFAMSPDEPCEDGKWCPIACRSGKVMAQWKPNTKYTYPESMYGGLYCDGGKPMKPFKEKPYCVDGTGAVKAVNKCGKVVSFCQTVLPGNEAMIIPTDVSDTMTLSVPDASYWAQTAAHYYVNPPGVDASRGCVWGKITEAIGNWSPYVAGANTQSSGETFVKIAWNPEYMTTDNSKNTPTYGLKIECPDGGCNGLPCVIDPTKSGVGGVESPNTASVDGGANFCVVTVPKGKTANIVVFNTDGSTGEKPKPKEEPKPKPKEEPKPTPKPEPTTVAKVPKTTAAPPSSTTEAAFSIKKVNPTTSKSWSSESTSDPYFMGGIFLESTAVGKTKTYSDIEPTATAETVTTTEADGADSRAAAAAAAAASTSPSNEGGAADHGGSAIAGLVVAIVAAAALL is encoded by the exons ATGAAGCTCACAACTACGCTTCAGGCCGTCATCGGCTCGGCCTCATTTCTCTTCGCGGCCCAACCCGCTCTTGCAGGCCACGTCCACGGCGGCCACCGTCACGCACACGAGAGATATGCCAGGAGGCagaaccaccacagccacatGGCTGGAGAGGTCATTGGTGCCTCCAGAATCGCTGCGAGAAAGGCCCCATGCTCCTTGCCAAATGATCCCGACCTCGTGCGCGTTCCCGGTGACGTTAACAACGGCTTTGCCATGAGCCCTGATGAGCCTTGCGAGGATGGAAAGTGGTGCCCGATTGCTTGCAGGTCCGGAAAGGTTATGGCCCAGTGGAAGCCAAACACAAAATATACCTATCCGGAATCCATG TATGGCGGTCTGTACTGTGATGGCGGCAAGCCCATGAAGCCATTCAAGGAGAAGCCATACTGCGTTGATGGCACTGGCGCCGTCAAGGCCGTCAACAAGTGCGGCAAGGTCGTGTCTTTCTGCCAGACCGTTCTTCCCGGCAACGAAGCCATGATCATCCCAACAGATGTCTCCGACACCATGACCCTTTCCGTCCCAGATGCCTCGTACTGGGCCCAAACCGCCGCTCA TTATTATGTAAACCCCCCAGGAGTTGATGCCTCCAGGGGTTGCGTGTGGGGCAAGATCACCGAGGCGATCGGCAACTGGAGTCCTTACGTCGCCGGCGCCAACACCCAGAGCAGCGGAGAAACTTTTGTCAAGATCGCCTGGAACCCCGAGTACATGACCACCGACAACTCCAAGAACACGCCCACCTACGGCCTCAAGATCGAATGCCCCGACGGCGGCTGCAACGGTCTCCCCTGCGTCATCGATCCCACCAAGAGCggagtgggtggtgtggaaaGCCCCAACACCGCCAGCGTCGATGGCGGCGCCAACTTCTGCGTCGTGACCGTCCCCAAGGGCAAGACCGCCAACATTGTCGTCTTTAACACCGACGGCTCGACTGGcgagaagcccaagcccaaggaggaacccaagcccaagcccaaggaggAGCCAAAGCCAACCCCCAAGCCAGAGCCAACCACCGTCGCCAAGGTCCCCAAGACGACCGCCGCTCCTccaagcagcaccaccgaggccgccttctccatcaagaaggtcaacccaacaacctccaagTCATGGTCCTCCGAGTCCACCTCGGACCCCTACTTTATGGGTGGTATCTTCCTGGAAAGCACAGCCGTTGGTAAAACCAAGACCTACTCCGACATCGAACCGACCGCCACTGCCGAgaccgtcaccaccaccgaagccGACGGAGCCGATTCcagagccgccgccgccgctgctgctgctgcttcaaCTTCCCCAAGCAACGAAGGGGGTGCTGCCGACCACGGCGGAAGCGCCATTGCCGGCCTTGTCGTCGCcattgttgctgctgctgccttgcTTTAA